In Aspergillus fumigatus Af293 chromosome 4, whole genome shotgun sequence, one genomic interval encodes:
- the dprA gene encoding putative cell surface protein yields the protein MSNMIHKVKEALTGHHGDSHTTSHGHHDSRAADKVDPRVDSDRDNRARHEAMGGTAGPHTSDTANKLDPRVDSDRDNRGNTTSGTYGSSNTYESTSNTYGSSNTYENRSNTAGPHGSNIANKLDPRVGSDADNRGLGTGTGTTSGTGAFGSGTGTGTGTTGYGTTSSNVGPHDSNIGNKLDPRVDSDQDNRARRQAMAGSSYTGAGTGTGTGATAGPHSSNIANKLDPRVDSDLDNSATMGTQRGF from the exons ATGTCCAACATGATACATAAGGTGAAGGAGGCCCTGACTGGCCACCATGGCGACTCCCACACAACGAGCCATGGGCACCATGACTCTAGGGCCGCCGACAAGGTCGATCCTCGGGTCGATAGCGACCGTG ACAACCGCGCTCGCCATGAGGCCATGGGAGGTACTGCTGGTCCTCATACCTCTGACACTGCCAACAAGCTAGACCCTCGGGTAGACAGCGACAGAG ACAACCGTGGAAACACCACTAGTGGTACCTATGGTAGCAGCAACACCTACGAATCCACTAGCAACACCTACGGATCTAGCAACACTTATGAAAACAGAAGCAACACTGCTGGTCCTCACGGATCCAACATTGCCAACAAGCTCGACCCACGGGTTGGCTCCGACGCGGACAACCGTGGCCTGGGTACTGGCACTGGCACTACCAGTGGCACTGGCGCCTTCGGCTCCggaactggaactggaactggaacGACAGGCTACGGCACCACTTCCTCAAACGTTGGACCCCACGACTCCAATATCGGCAACAAGCTCGACCCTCGTGTGGACAGCGACCAGGACAACCGCGCTCGTCGCCAGGCTATGGCTGGCAGCAGCTACACTGGCGCTGGTACTGGCACCGGCACTGGAGCTACGGCTGGTCCTCATAGCTCCAACATCGCGAACAAGCTCGACCCTCGTGTCGATTCCGACTTGGACAATAGCGCCACCATGGGAACTCAGCGTGGTTTCTAG
- a CDS encoding cell wall mannoprotein 1 family protein has protein sequence MRFLFPLLAATAFTSAIPTATITKRDATAVVEAVNSIASQMVVLNNTVTSYDGGIQGTLTALKIEVESVKLSCDLRDAISTTQASANFTNAESLTVATAFINLQPQIFSTLNNIVAKKPKFDTGLLGIGSLAFLVKGDLQQQKDLSGQLGDAVAAKLAPLYAQLAPMINKQIADAFDKAIAAYS, from the coding sequence ATGcgtttcctcttccccctcCTCGCGGCCACGGCCTTTACCAGCGCCATCCCAACCGCAACAATCACCAAACGCGACGCCACCGCCGTCGTCGAGGCCGTCAACAGCATCGCCAGCCAAATGGTCGTCCTCAACAACACCGTCACCTCCTACGACGGCGGCATCCAAGGCACGCTCACAGCCCTCAAGATCGAAGTCGAATCCGTCAAGCTCTCCTGCGACCTCCGCGACGCAATCTCCACCACACAGGCGTCCGCCAACTTCACGAACGCGGAATCGCTCACCGTCGCAACTGCATTCATCAACCTCCAGCCGCAGATCTTCTCCACGCTGAACAATATCGTCGCGAAGAAACCAAAGTTCGATACGGGGTTGCTGGGGATCGGATCGCTGGCGTTCCTGGTTAAGGGCGAtttgcagcagcagaaggaTTTGTCGGGGCAGCTTGGGGATGCAGTTGCGGCGAAGTTGGCGCCGTTGTATGCGCAGCTCGCGCCGATGATCAATAAGCAGATTGCGGATGCGTTTGATAAGGCCATAGCGGCGTATAGTTGA
- a CDS encoding SDR family oxidoreductase: MSTYLITGASRGLGLALAHHLANLPGSSVGTIFATSRSEHPNLQELSQQFDRVKWVQCDVTDSASVHDAVTAVQGQLQGQGLDVLINNAGVMPHTMGRIANMDDLTETFHTNVTGTHNVTRAFLPLLREGRRKLVVNISTTLGSMTLAPVYKGSPTPAYKITKAALNMLTVQYAQDYASEGFTFLAVSPGWLQTDMGGSRADLPPATGAQGVLDIVQKTTPSQNGKALNIHVPGWEENEGLNQYDGKEVPW, translated from the exons ATGTCAACATATCTCATAACCGGCGCCTCCCGCGGCCTGGGTCTCGCCCTGGCCCACCATCTCGCCAACCTGCCCGGTTCTTCTGTAGGAACCATCTTCGCAACATCCCGCTCAGAACACCCAAACCTCCAGGAACTCAGCCAACAATTCGACCGGGTCAAGTGGGTCCAATGTGATGTTACCGACTCAGCGAGTGTGCATGATGCAGTCACAGCAGTTCAGGGTCAACTGCAGGGGCAGGGACTAGATGTACTCATTAATAATGCGGGTGTGATGCCGCATACAATGGGCAGAATCGCGAATAT GGATGACCTGACGGAGACGTTCCATACAAACGTCACTGGGACCCATAATGTCACCCGGGCATTTCTCCCTCTGCTCCGAGAGGGACGAAGGAAACTCGTTGTTAATAT ATCGACAACCCTCGGCTCAATGACTCTCGCGCCGGTTTACAAAGGCTCACCAACGCCGGCGTATAAAATCACCAAAGCAGCATTGAACATGTTGACGGTGCAGTACGCACAGGATTACGCTAGCGAGGGATTCACCTTTCTCGCTGTGAGCCCCGGC TGGCTCCAAACAGACATGGGTGGGTCAAGAGCCGACCTCCCGCCTGCAACCGGGGCACAGGGAGTCCTCGATATCGTGCAGAAGACAACTCCGTCTCAGAATGGAAAGGCTCTGAATATCCATGTGCCGGGGTGGGAGGAGAATGAGGGATTGAATCAGTATGATGGTAAAGAGGTGCCGTGGTAA
- a CDS encoding putative MFS pantothenate transporter — protein sequence MTILSSSSCIRSSMMRLVPAFHDAESKLRFKIDFFILTFCCITYFFNYLDRANLSNAYVSGMKEELAFHGNQLNVINTIFTVGYILGQVPSNLALTYFRPRIFFPAMIFLWGGLTMITAAVHSPQGIMAIRFFLGLAESSTFVGTHYILGSWYTEEELGKRSGIFTASGLAGTMFGGFIQTGIHSSLDGVRGLSGWRWLFIIDGLITLPIAIYGLFLFPDTPATTRAPYLTESERALAISRLPVTNAERAPLNRAFIKRLFTTWYWWAFVILWVIAGETESFSSNSLLALYMKSHPTIKYSVAQLNNYPTGVPAVGIVSTLFWATLTDILHGKRYLVAYFIGITGVVTAALILTRFDSTPTVFGAYYWAGAVYACQATFFAWCNDAMRSQDARHRSVVLASMNMGNNAVNAWWSIIFYSANLAPQFTRGMWAMIGCSIALVIWASWIVFMMVREKSRPDDGDVRDCSTEQPKAEI from the exons AtgaccatcctctcctcttcatcatgcATCCGGTCCAGCATGATGCGGCTCGTTCCTGCGTTTCACGACGCGGAAAGCAAACTCCGGTTCAAGATTgatttcttcattctcaCCTTCTGCTGTATCACCTATTTCTTCAACTATCTCGATCGCGCAAATCTCAGTAATGCGTACGTATCAGGCATGAAGGAAGAGCTCGCCTTTCATGGCAACCAGCTCAATGTCATCAATACCATCTTCACGGTGGGCTACATCCTCGGCCAGGTCCCCAGCAACCTGGCTCTGACGTACTTTCGCCCACGCATCTTCTTCCCCGCCATGATCTTCCTGTGGGGCGGGCTGACGATGATTACGGCCGCGGTGCACAGTCCACAGGGGATTATGGCTATCCGCTTTTTTCTCGGACTAGCCGAGTCAAGCACGTTTGTAGGGACGCACTATATCCTTGGATCATGGTacacggaggaggagctgggtAAACGTAGCGGTATTTTTACGGCTTCTGGTTTGGCAGGGACGATGTTTGGCGGGTTCATCCAGACGGGTATTCATTCATCGCTGGATGGGGTCAGAGGACTCTCCGGATGGCGATGGTTATTCATT ATTGATGGACTGATCACCCTTCCCATTGCCATTTATGGCCTGTTTCTTTTCCCTGACACACCAGCCACCACTCGCGCTCCATATCTGACGGAGTCGGAGCGTGCGTTAGCCATCTCCAGATTGCCCGTGACCAATGCCGAGCGTGCCCCCTTGAATCGGGCTTTCATCAAACGCTTGTTCACCACGTGGTACTGGTGGGCGTTTGTCATCCTCTGGGTGATCGCCGGCGAGACCGAGTCCTTCTCATCTAACTCACTTCTGGCACTGTACATGAAATCTCACCCCACGATCAAATACTCCGTCGCCCAGCTGAACAACTATCCAACTGGCGTACCGGCCGTCGGGATCGTTTCAACTCTCTTCTGGGCTACATTGACAGACATCCTGCACGGTAAACGCTACCTGGTTGCCTATTTCATTGGCATTACTGGCGTCGTGACCGCCGCCCTCATCCTGACGAGGTTCGACTCAACCCCGACCGTATTCGGGGCATATTACTGGGCCGGCGCCGTGTATGCCTGCCAAGCTACGTTCTTTGCATGGTGCAACGACGCGATGCGATCGCAGGATGCGCGGCATCGGTCGGTGGTCCTTGCGAGTATGAATATGGGGAATAATGCGGTCAATGCGTGGTGGAGTATCATCTTTTACTCCGCGAACCTGGCCCCGCAGTTTACCCGGGGAATGTGGGCGATGATTGGGTGTTCAATTGCATTGGTGATATGGGCGTCGTGGATTGTGTTTATGATGGTTAGAGAGAAGTCTCGGCcggatgatggagatgttaGGGATTGTTCTACTGAACAGCCCAAGGCTGAAATATGA
- a CDS encoding magnesium transporter CorA family protein, protein MELFSGLRRLLSRKTLTGSRGLLTATENVFDGQRQEAEKLYRRNFLENYSDTETAHFSFFTTKLDSVIHASSINSLASIYGPLHTLLDSGEHDGIWWLDVTDPSDGDIELLSRLFDIHPLTTEDIKIRETREKIELFGPYYFLSLRPPQQAEDVPGSRTSGCNVYAIIFREGVLSFTFGNNPHTSHVRSRIKDHQSHLFLTSDWISYALIDDIVDGFAPLINRVEASVETMEDSVSITRPDDIGLALKQIYTSRRQVLQIRQLLNDKTDVIRCFARHCEALGSTREVVSYLSDIQDHVLTMVSNLAHSEQRLSRSQDKYLGQLSFDSTRMRNQIVATLSRLTVIASCIVPMQIITGLFGMNVMVPGKNSQGLGWWFGILGVILALIVLSLEIARRSRFL, encoded by the exons ATGGAGCTCTTCTCCGGCCTTAGACGGCTCCTGAGCCGGAAGACGCTCACAGGAAGCCGAGGATTGTTAACGGCGACGGAAAACGTATTTGACGGTCAGCGAcaagaggcagagaagttGTACAGGCGTAATTTCCTGGAAAATTATTCCGATACCGAAACAGCACACTTTagcttcttcaccaccaAGCTGGACTCGGTGATCCATGCATCCAGCATCAACTCTTTGGCATCGATCTATGGACCTCTCCACACGCTACTTGACAGTGGAGAGCATGATGGAATCTGGTGGCTTGACGTCACGGATCCCTCCGATGGAGATATTGAGCTTCTTTCCCGACTGTTTGATATTCATCCATTGACgacggaggatatcaagatccGCGAGACCCGGGAAAAGATCGAACTCTTTGGCCCATATTATTTCCTCTCACTGCGGCCGCCCCAGCAGGCTGAGGACGTCCCTGGCTCGCGGACGTCAGGGTGCAACGTCTATGCTATTATATTCCGAGAGGGAGTTCTCAGCTTCACCTTCGGCAACAACCCTCATACCAGTCATGTCCGCAGTCGGATCAAGGACCATCAAAGCCATCTCTTTCTGACAAGTGACTGGATATCGTACGCTTTGAT CGATGACATCGTGGACGGCTTCGCACCACTCATCAACCGCGTCGAAGCCAGCGTGGAGACGATGGAAGACAGTGTCTCCATCACCCGACCAGATGACATCGGGCTCGCGCTGAAGCAGATTTACACATCGCGCAGGCAAGTCCTCCAGATCCGCCAACTCCTCAACGACAAAACCGACGTCATCCGGTGTTTTGCCCGCCACTGTGAGGCATTGGGTTCCACGCGCGAAGTCGTCTCCTACCTCAGCGATATTCAGGACCATGTCTTGACCATGGTGTCCAACCTGGCACACTCGGAGCAGAGGCTGTCCCGGTCACAGGACAAGTACCTAGGTCAGCTATCCTTCGACTCGACCCGGATGCGCAATCAGATAGTGGCTACGCTGAGCCGGCTGACGGTGATTGCGTCCTGTATCGTGCCTATGCAGATCATTACCGGTTTGTTCGGGATGAATGTCATGGTACCAGGCAAGAATAGCCAGGGTCTAGGCTGGTGGTTCGGGATTTTGGGTGTTATTCTAGCGTTGATCGTTTTGTCTTTGGAGATTGCGCGTCGGAGTCGATTTCTTTGA
- a CDS encoding SDR family oxidoreductase codes for TQHHDTYPFIAQATHHNHKVLITGASRGIGLATAHSFARAGAPSIAIAARGPLDTVETALLSTAKEAGHPPPTILKLTLDVADDASVAAAAEEVAAKFGHLDILINNAGTSEPWVPIAESDPADWWGCWEVNVKGVYLVMRAFIPLLRKGTQKTIVNVSSVGALWVAPGASAYQTGKFAVLRLTEFVMAEYGSEGMLAYAIHPGGVPTELAMGIKALQGLLTDTAELAGNAMSWLTQERREWLGGRYVSVTWDMEELLQKREEIVREDKLKMRLAV; via the coding sequence ACCCAACACCACGATACCTACCCCTTCATCGCCCAGGCCAcccaccacaaccacaaaGTCCTCATCACCGGCGCCTCCCGAGGCATCGGCCTCGCAACAGCGCACTCCTTCGCGCGAGCCGGCGCCCcatccatcgccatcgctGCCCGAGGCCCCCTCGATACCGTGGAGACTGCCCTCCTCTCCACCGCCAAAGAAGCAGGCCACCCGCCGCCAACAATCCTCAAACTGACCCTCGACGTCGCAGACGATGCCAGCGTggcagctgctgcagaggAAGTGGCCGCTAAATTCGGACACCTCGACATCCTGATCAATAATGCCGGGACGTCAGAGCCATGGGTTCCCATTGCGGAAAGCGACCCGGCGGACTGGTGGGGATGCTGGGAAGTCAATGTCAAGGGCGTGTACCTGGTCATGCGGGCGTTCATCCCGCTGCTGCGGAAGGGGACGCAAAAGACGATTGTGAATGTCAGCTCGGTCGGGGCGCTGTGGGTAGCGCCGGGGGCGTCGGCGTATCAGACGGGTAAATTTGCTGTGCTGCGGTTGACGGAGTTCGTGATGGCCGAGTATGGCAGTGAGGGGATGTTGGCGTATGCGATTCACCCTGGTGGGGTGCCGACAGAGCTGGCGATGGGAATCAAGGCGTTGCAGGGGCTTCTGACGGACACCGCGGAGCTGGCGGGGAATGCGATGAGCTGGTTGACgcaggagaggagggagtgGTTGGGTGGGAGGTACGTGAGTGTGACATGGGACATGGAGGAGTTGCTgcagaagagggaagagatTGTACGGGAAGACAAATTGAAGATGCGGTTGGCTGTGTAG
- the srb4 gene encoding mediator of RNA polymerase II transcription subunit 17 — protein MADDRFTLPLRPLIEKRDRPDPLPLEIAQINAQWGSFRDVSEESLRAKIEEEKSKEYTIEEEEGEGAGAELDTTERLDQLYKRRAEIIQFAMQAHMEAMFALDFVSMLLSKHTPRQAETSMSAYLKQVAPLGSLHSEIINPPPKSEAVVRDTKTVSRGWRLQSFNAAADKLLKSASRLENEVASETRYWHEVLAVKDKGWKLCRLPRQGQTLGVQYGFLEATPIFRDRGLAALRRSEDGTLILDKGLVPTKAKTVRVRVKDCGIITGCSKPYRSAAQDPDSIEGRILQARDTLYEEELFHELFREARIMGSQGVTTRQNLVQFPVSEEQEILLDLVDPDQEVYVDDEATKSEEHNVLADALAHLIRILLCYAHRQNLRRRTQPPPALSPKRRHIPEYQLLRPIMAYLQHSFHVRWLETFMKDVYGVLQSAGLSCSFTATPYSSVNLSNIDRSVPKVEGLIRQFLLPLESTFSADLLTPQSSFKVKSRTNLSVPPFGTQFEILLNLPHYPDVHPPHRIGLHDQAANIITHFIMLDIVAAIELQTSPALSISKTEAKSVSWEATYPHHGELLSVSIDGKQKKMKVILSRDELTIQTYDVLGLERYSRAAPETTPGLQTHTWKAGPTTAPSLMEYVAAVSQR, from the exons ATGGCTGATGATAGATTTACTCTTCCCTTGCGCCCCCTGATCGAAAAGCGCGACCGTCCGGATCCATTGCCTCTCGAGATCGCCCAAATTAATGCTCAGTGGGGATCGTTCCGCGATGTGAGCGAGGAGAGTCTACGTGcgaagatcgaggaggagaagagcaaggagtACACaattgaagaggaggagggcgagggaGCAGGTGCTGAGCTGGACACAACAGAGCGCTTGGATCAATTATACAAACGACGAGCAGAGATCATTCAGTTTGCGAT GCAGGCACATATGGAAGCGATGTTTGCCCTCGACTTTGTTTCAATGCTCCTCTCCAAGCATACCCCGCGACAGGCCGAAACCTCCATGTCCGCTTATCTGAAGCAAGTTGCACCACTCGGTTCGCTCCATTCAGAAATCATCAACCCTCCGCCGAAGTCCGAAGCTGTGGTTAGAGACACAAAGACTGTATCGCGTGGATGGAGGCTGCAGAGCTtcaatgctgctgctgataaATTGTTGAAGTCCGCTTCAAGGCTGGAAAACGAAGTCGCGTCCGAGACGAGATATTGGCACGAAGTGTTGGCTGTCAAGGACAAAGGATGGAAACTCTGCAGGCTGCCCCGTCAGGGGCAAACCTTGGGTGTGCAATATGGGTTCCTTGAAG CGACGCCGATATTCCGTGATCGAGGCCTCGCAGCTCTACGGAGATCCGAAGATGGCACACTCATACTGGACAAAGGATTGGTGCCGACGAAAGCGAAGACAGTGCGCGTACGTGTGAAAGACTGTGGCATCATCACTGGCTGTTCCAAACCATACCGGTCAGCCGCCCAAGACCCTGATTCAATCGAAGGCCGTATCCTGCAGGCGCGAGATACACTGTATGAGGAGGAACTATTCCACGAACTGTTCCGGGAGGCGAGGATAATGGGTAGCCAAGGTGTGACGACCCGCCAGAACTTGGTTCAGTTCCCTGTATccgaagagcaagaaatTCTACTGGACCTGGTGGACCCCGACCAAGAGGTATatgtagatgatgaggcGACGAAATCGGAAGAACACAACGTGCTTGCTGACGCACTTGCCCACTTAATCCGCATACTGCTGTGCTATGCTCATCGTCAAAACCTACGGCGAAGAACACAGCCGCCTCCTGCATTGTCTCCGAAACGACGTCACATTCCCGAATACCAGCTGCTGCGACCGATAATGGCATACTTGCAGCACAGCTTCCATGTGCGGTGGCTAGAGACCTTTATGAAGGATGTTTATGGAGTACTTCAATCGGCAGGCCTCAGTTGCAGCTTCACCGCGACCCCTTATTCATCGGTGAACCTTTCCAACATTGATCGCTCCGTCCCGAAGGTGGAGGGTCTGATTAGACAGTTTCTTCTGCCACTCGAGTCCACATTCTCGGCGGATTTGCTCACACCGCAAAGCTCCTTCAAAGTAAAGTCGCGCACCAACCTGTCGGTACCACCATTTGGGACTCAATTCGAGATCTTACTCAATCTGCCTCACTACCCCGATGTCCATCCGCCGCACCGCATTGGGCTACACGATCAGGCAGCAAATATCATTACGCACTTCATAATGCTAGATATTGTCGCGGCAATTGAATTGCAGACCTCGCCAGCCTTGAGCATTTCAAAGACCGAAGCCAAGTCTGTCTCCTGGGAGGCGACGTATCCTCACCATGGGGAGTTGCTTTCCGTTTCCATTGATGGAaaacagaagaagatgaaggtcaTTCTATCTCGAGATGAGCTGACTATCCAAACCTACGATGTGCTGGGACTTGAGCGTTACAGCCGTGCCGCCCCAGAAACGACACCCGGGTTGCAGACGCACACATGGAAGGCAGGCCCTACGACGGCCCCAAGCCTCATGGAATATGTTGCAGCTGTTTCACAACGGTAG
- the pfkA gene encoding ATP-dependent 6-phosphofructokinase yields MSSTQAPVEPPKRRRIGVLTSGGDAPGMNGAVRAVVRMAIYSDCEAYAVFEGYEGLVHGGHMIRQLHWEDVRGWLSKGGTLIGSARSMAFRERAGRLKAAKNMVLRGIDALVVCGGDGSLTGADVFRSEWPGLLEELVKNGELTEEQIEPYKVLNIVGLVGSIDNDMSGTDATIGCYSSLTRICDAVDDVFDTAFSHQRGFVIEVMGRHCGWLALMSAISTGADWLFIPEMPPRDGWEDDMCSIITKNRKERGKRRTIVIVAEGAQDRSLNKISSSTVKDILTQRLGLDTRVTVLGHTQRGGPACAYDRWLSTLQGVEAVRAVLDMKPDSPSPVITIRENKIMRTPLVDAVQETKHVAKLIHDKDFEAAMRLRDAEFKEYHFAYRNTATPDHPKMILPQDKRMRIAIIHVGAPAGGMNQATRAAVGYCLTRGHTPLAIHNGFPGLCRHHDDQPVGSVREVKWLESDAWVNEGGSDIGTNRSLPSEDFETTAMCFEKYKFDALFVVGGFEAFTAVSQLRQARDKYPAFKIPMVVLPATISNNVPGTEYSLGSDTCLNTLIDFCDAIRQSASSSRRRVFVIETQGGKSGYIATTAGLAVGATAVYIPEEGIDIKMLSNDIDFLRENFARDKGANRAGKLILRNECASSTYTTQVIADIFKEEAKGRFESRSAVPGHFQQGGKPSPMDRIRALRMAVKCMLHLENYAGKSRDEIAADPMSAAVIGIKGSQVLFSAMGGEDGLEATETDWARRRPKTEFWLELQNYVNVLSGRASAGKPLWSCYESKHFPSCCRLYNTDLSIDIDPSALTSS; encoded by the exons ATGAGCTCAACACAAGCACCCGTCGAGCCACCCAAGAGACGCCGCATTGGTGTCCTCACCTCGGGTGGTGATGCCCCCGGTATGAACGGAGCCGTACGGGCCGTTGTCCGTATGGCCATTTACTCCGACTGCGAAGCGTACGCAGTGTTCGAAGGTTATGAGGGATTAGTTCATGGTGGCCATATGATTCGTCAGCTGCACTGGGAAGATGTTCGTGGCTGGCTGTCCAAGGGTGGTACACTGATCGGATCTGCTCGGAGCATGGCTTTTCGTGAACGTGCTGGACGTCTCAAGGCTGCTAAGAACATGGTGCTCCGTGGAATCGATGCTCTGGTTGTCTGCGGTGGTGACGGAAGTCTGACCGGGGCAGACGTCTTCCGTTCGGAATGGCCCGGtttgctggaggagctggtcaagaaTGGTGAATTGACGGAGGAACAGATCGAACCGTACAAGGTTTTGAACATTGTTGGCTTGGTTGGTTCAATTGACAACGACATGTCCGGCACTGACGCCACGATCGGCTGCTATTCCTCTCTGACACGAATTTGCGATGCCGTCGATGATGTTTTCGATACTGCGTTTTCCCACCAGCGAGGTTTCGTTATCGAGGTTATGGGGCGACACTGCGGTTGGTTAGCTTTGATGTCTGCGATCAGCACCGGCGCGGACTGGTTGTTCATTCCGGAAATGCCTCCTCGTGACGGGTGGGAGGATGACATGTGCTCGATCATCACCAAG AACCGCAAAGAACGTGGCAAGCGTCGCACTATTGTTATCGTCGCCGAAGGTGCTCAGGATCGCAGTCTCAACAAGATTTCCAGCTCAACGGTCAAGGACATTCTCACACAGCGACTTGGACTGGATACCAGAGTTACTGTACTAGGACACACTCAGAGAGGAGGACCAGCATGCGCATATGACCGGTGGCTGTCCACCTTGCAAGGCGTTGAAGCCGTCCGGGCTGTTCTGGATATGAAGCCGGACTCGCCATCGCCAGTCATTACCATTCGTGAGAACAAGATCATGCGGACACCGCTGGTGGACGCAGTGCAAGAAACCAAGCATGTAGCGAAGCTCATCCATGACAAGGACTTTGAGGCAGCGATGAGACTGCGGGACGCCGAATTTAAAGAATATCACTTTGCCTATCGCAACACTGCCACACCTGATCATCCCAAGATGATCCTCCCTCAAGACAAG AGAATGAGAATTGCCATCATCCACGTCGGTGCCCCGGCTGGCGGCATGAACCAAGCCACCCGCGCCGCTGTCGGTTACTGCCTCACTCGTGGACACACCCCGCTTGCGATTCACAACGGTTTCCCCGGCCTTTGCCGTCACCATGATGATCAACCCGTCGGCTCTGTTCGTGAAGTCAAGTGGCTGGAGTCTGATGCTTGGGTTAACGAAGGTGGATCGGATATTGGCACAAACCGTAGCCTACCGTCCGAGGATTTCGAGACCACTGCCATGTGCTTCGAGAAGTACAAGTTTGACGCACTGTTCGTGGTCGGTGGTTTCGAGGCTTTTACAGCAGTCAGTCAGCTCCGTCAGGCCCGCGATAAGTATCCCGCTTTCAAGATTCCGATGGTTGTGTTGCCCGCTACGATTTCGAACAATGTGCCTGGAACCGAGTACTCGCTGGGAAGCGACACCTGTCTCAACACTTTGATTGATTTCTGCGACGCCATCCGCCAGTCAGCGTCGTCCTCTCGGCGTCGTgtcttcgtcatcgagaCACAAGGTGGTAAGTCGGGCTACATCGCCACTACCGCTGGTCTCGCCGTCGGCGCTACAGCCGTGTACATTCCCGAAGAGGGCATAGACATTAAGATGCTCTCGAACGACATTGACTTCCTGCGGGAGAACTTTGCCCGTGATAAGGGAGCCAACCGTGCAGGAAAGCTCATCCTGCGCAATGAATGTGCCTCCAGCACCTATACCACACAGGTCATCGCCGACATCttcaaggaggaggccaagggTCGGTTCGAGTCTCGGTCGGCGGTCCctggccacttccagcaaGGAGGTAAGCCATCGCCGATGGACCGTATCCGCGCTCTCCGGATGGCGGTCAAGTGTATGCTGCATCTCGAAAACTACGCAGGCAAGTCGCGCGACGAGATAGCAGCGGACCCAATGTCGGCGGCGGTCATCGGTATCAAGGGCTCGCAGGTGTTGTTCTCCGCTATGGGCGGCGAGGACGGTCTGGAGGCGACGGAGACGGATTGGGCACGCCGGCGTCCCAAGACGGAGTTCTGGCTGGAGCTTCAGAACTATGTTAACGTCCTGTCTGGCCGTGCTTCTGCGGGAAAGCCCTTGTGGTCATGCTATGAGAGTAAGCACTTCCCCAGCTGTTGTCGCCTTTACAATACTGACTTGTCTATAGACATTGATCCTTCGGCGCTCACTTCATCTTAG